One genomic segment of Primulina tabacum isolate GXHZ01 chromosome 9, ASM2559414v2, whole genome shotgun sequence includes these proteins:
- the LOC142556428 gene encoding transcription factor PRE3-like: protein MSGRRSRSRQSGVSRITEDQIADLVAKLQQLIPEIRSRRSDKVSASRVLQETCNYIKNLHKEVDDLSERLSELLESSDGAQADLIRSLLV from the exons ATGTCTGGCAGAAGATCACGTTCGAGGCAATCTGGAGTTTCGAGGATAACCGAGGATCAGATTGCTGATCTAGTGGCCAAGTTGCAGCAACTTATCCCCGAAATACGCAGCCGACGCTCAGACAAG GTTTCGGCTTCAAGAGTGCTGCAAGAGACTTGTAACTACATCAAGAACTTGCACAAGGAGGTGGATGACCTGAGTGAGCGTTTATCGGAACTTCTGGAATCATCGGATGGCGCTCAGGCAGACCTCATCCGGAGCTTGCTCGTGTGA